The genome window CGAATGGATAAAAAGTCCATCGGATTTGATGTGGAATTAGGTAAAAAGCAAGATGAATCCGCTATCTTTGAATATACTACTCCTCAAGACCTTTTAAAATATGGTTTGATTCCGGAACTTATTGGCAGAATGCCCGTAATTTGCACTCTGAATGAACTGAGCGAAGAAGCGTTGATAGAAATATTGATGAAGCCCAAAAATGCAATCTGCAGACAGTATCAAAAATTCTTTGAAATGGATGGCGTGCATTTGGAATTTTCCGAAGCTGCCCTAAAAGAAATTGCCAGAATTGCGATAAAACAAAAAACTGGTGCTCGTGGTCTGCGTTCCATAATGGAAAAATTTATGCTGAAAATAATGTATAGCATTCCTGATAGGCACGATATCGAAAAATGTATTATCACACCCGAAGTCGTGAATCTATCACAGGAACCACAATATGGCTTTATAAAATCAATAAATTCTCGCAGTAAAGCAGCAAACGAGAAATATTAAGGAGATTGGATGATGAATGCTGAAATAACCGTTGCCCGGCGTAAAGAATTGCTCTCCTCTTTAAAAGAAAAAGAAGCGGTGATTCTGTTTGCCAATGAAGAAGGCAAATTAGAAAAATTTAAACAGGATAATGATTTCCTTTATATAACCGGTTTGGCAATACCGGAAGCAATCTATTTTGCATATAAAGGACAAAACGGAACTGCAGAAATGCTCTTCATTCAGCGTTGCGATCCAGATAAAGAAGTTTGGACTGGAACAATAATGAAAAGTGACGAAGCGAGCCAAATTAGTGGCATTGCAAAAGATAAAATTCACTATTTGGATGAATTTTTAAGTATATTGTCCATTTATTGCCCGTCGATGGAAAAAATATGGGCAAATATAGGTGCTCAAGCATTGGATAAACCACCAACCATTCAGCTTTATCGATTGTTTCCTTTGCGCGAACGCTTTCCAGGGATTAAGATCGAGTCCTTTGAAACATTGATAACTCCGTTCCGGAAAGTAAAAAGTGAATGGGAAATAAAACAGCTTCAATATGCAATCGATATTACCGGTAAAGCCATAATGGATGTTTGGGAACAAGCAAAAGTTGGAATGATGGAATATGAACTGGAAGCTATAATGTTTTATCTAATGCAAAGAAAAGGTGTCAGCCACTGGGGTTTTGCTCCCATTGTAGGTACTGGGATTAATGCTGCCAC of Candidatus Cloacimonas sp. contains these proteins:
- a CDS encoding aminopeptidase P family protein, whose product is MMNAEITVARRKELLSSLKEKEAVILFANEEGKLEKFKQDNDFLYITGLAIPEAIYFAYKGQNGTAEMLFIQRCDPDKEVWTGTIMKSDEASQISGIAKDKIHYLDEFLSILSIYCPSMEKIWANIGAQALDKPPTIQLYRLFPLRERFPGIKIESFETLITPFRKVKSEWEIKQLQYAIDITGKAIMDVWEQAKVGMMEYELEAIMFYLMQRKGVSHWGFAPIVGTGINAATLHYERNECKINDGDIILMDVGASYLNYSADITRCFPINETFNTRQKDVYNTVLDVQKKIIEMIKPGVELAELNREARNLLAKGAIQLGLIDREEDVFKYYMHSISHFLGMDTHDVGGRNAILYPGNVITVEPGLYIPEEKLGIRIEDDVLVTENGYSVLSKDIPKEVSEIEEIRKRALEKNV
- a CDS encoding AAA family ATPase, translated to GTKVNVPPKGGRKHPQQDFIEMDTKNILFIAGGAFFGLEKIIKERMDKKSIGFDVELGKKQDESAIFEYTTPQDLLKYGLIPELIGRMPVICTLNELSEEALIEILMKPKNAICRQYQKFFEMDGVHLEFSEAALKEIARIAIKQKTGARGLRSIMEKFMLKIMYSIPDRHDIEKCIITPEVVNLSQEPQYGFIKSINSRSKAANEKY